A genome region from Ammoniphilus oxalaticus includes the following:
- a CDS encoding MarR family winged helix-turn-helix transcriptional regulator produces the protein MVDDERTARSKQRMGSHADHQLKEQLARSLFRFRKVTIQFPPELDLHMGEVFLMKRIARHAADSDRPILTKELQKKLHVTKPAISQMYRSLEKKGYIVRETDKADRRKVVVTLTSAGVEMLAQMERYFNQRLEEIITLFGEDDTRQLVDLFQRFADISEQLNEKGEEDRG, from the coding sequence GTGGTTGACGATGAACGGACTGCGAGGAGCAAGCAACGAATGGGAAGCCATGCAGACCATCAATTGAAGGAACAGCTCGCCCGCTCTCTTTTTCGTTTTAGAAAGGTTACGATTCAGTTCCCGCCGGAATTGGATTTGCATATGGGAGAAGTTTTTTTGATGAAGCGAATCGCGCGGCACGCGGCGGACTCCGATCGCCCGATTTTGACGAAGGAATTGCAAAAAAAGCTGCATGTGACGAAGCCTGCCATTTCACAGATGTATCGTTCGCTTGAGAAAAAGGGGTACATTGTTCGTGAGACGGACAAGGCGGATCGCCGCAAAGTGGTGGTGACGCTGACTTCGGCGGGCGTGGAGATGTTGGCCCAGATGGAGCGGTATTTTAATCAGCGCTTGGAGGAGATCATTACGTTGTTTGGCGAGGATGACACACGGCAACTGGTGGATTTGTTTCAACGTTTCGCCGATATTTCCGAGCAGTTGAATGAAAAAGGGGAGGAGGATCGCGGATGA
- a CDS encoding HU family DNA-binding protein: protein MNVFCKQAKQLFGKVFYRGGLRVNKSELIAYVAEQSELTKKDATRAVEAVFEAIESTLKNGERVQLIGFGNFEVRDRAARKGRNPQTGEEIQIAASKVPAFKPGKQLRDAVN, encoded by the coding sequence ATGAATGTATTTTGTAAGCAGGCCAAACAATTGTTTGGAAAAGTTTTCTATCGAGGAGGGCTACGCGTGAACAAGTCAGAATTGATCGCATATGTAGCAGAGCAATCAGAATTAACGAAGAAGGACGCAACAAGAGCCGTAGAGGCGGTATTTGAAGCGATCGAAAGTACTTTAAAGAATGGCGAGAGGGTTCAACTTATTGGGTTTGGGAATTTTGAGGTTCGTGATCGCGCTGCGCGTAAGGGGCGTAACCCACAAACAGGTGAAGAAATCCAAATCGCAGCGAGCAAGGTTCCTGCGTTCAAACCTGGAAAGCAATTAAGAGACGCTGTAAACTAA
- a CDS encoding VanZ family protein — MTRKKRKSKFKRLLYWIPVILWMAVIFKASSQPYEDQDLRPMLDQYAPKATVEKYLGDVKVNYAGREISIEQRGVPAFLEFFIRKGAHIFVFMMLAILIQWVVQKTWLRGFRSYAFTLIVTFLYACSDEWHQSFNPNRTAKLSDVGIDMVGVFIGLAFIFAINTWNRFQQRIR; from the coding sequence ATGACGCGTAAAAAAAGGAAAAGCAAGTTCAAAAGATTGCTCTACTGGATTCCCGTCATTCTTTGGATGGCTGTCATTTTTAAAGCGTCTTCGCAACCATACGAAGATCAAGATTTACGACCGATGTTGGACCAATATGCTCCGAAAGCAACGGTAGAAAAATATCTCGGTGATGTCAAAGTAAACTATGCGGGCAGGGAAATCAGTATCGAACAAAGGGGTGTGCCCGCGTTTCTTGAGTTTTTCATTCGTAAAGGAGCGCATATTTTCGTATTCATGATGCTGGCGATTCTCATTCAATGGGTTGTCCAAAAAACATGGTTAAGAGGATTCCGCAGTTACGCCTTTACCTTGATCGTCACGTTTCTGTATGCGTGCAGTGACGAATGGCATCAATCGTTTAACCCCAATCGCACCGCCAAATTATCAGACGTAGGAATCGACATGGTTGGCGTTTTCATCGGCCTCGCGTTCATCTTTGCGATCAACACTTGGAATCGATTTCAGCAGCGTATCCGTTAA
- the gdhA gene encoding NADP-specific glutamate dehydrogenase, whose protein sequence is MSTMLESEQTELEAARAYVKQVYDSVVQRNSMEPEFLQAVKEILDSLLPILAKETKYRENGILERLVEPERLISFRVPWVDDQGKVQVNRGYRVQFNSAIGPYKGGIRFHPSVNASIVKFLGFEQIFKNALTGQPIGGGKGGSDFDPKGRSDREIMNFTQSFMTELYRYLGPDVDVPAGDIGVGAREVGYMFGQYRRIRGAYEAGVLTGKGIGYGGSLGRKEATGAGLVYFMREMLNGAGLSFQGASVVVSGSGNVAIYAMEKAIEFGAKVVACSDSSGYIYDRNGLNLDTVKRLKEVERKRISEYVNEHPGSEYYEGCSGIWTIPCDIALPCATQNEIDETSARQLIENGVKAVGEGANMPSTLEAIDVFLNGNVLFAPAKAANAGGVSVSSLEMAQNGMKLAWSAEEVDEKLQGIMADIYRSAMAASQEYGVPGNLVAGSNIAGFQKVAEAMLAQGVI, encoded by the coding sequence ATGTCTACCATGTTAGAAAGTGAACAAACGGAGTTGGAAGCGGCGCGGGCTTATGTGAAACAAGTGTATGATTCTGTCGTTCAACGCAACTCGATGGAACCGGAATTTCTGCAAGCGGTTAAGGAGATTTTGGATTCCCTCTTGCCTATTCTCGCTAAAGAGACCAAATATAGGGAAAATGGAATTTTGGAGCGACTCGTAGAACCGGAAAGATTAATTTCGTTCCGCGTGCCGTGGGTCGATGACCAGGGCAAAGTCCAAGTGAATCGTGGTTATCGGGTGCAATTTAACAGCGCAATAGGCCCCTATAAAGGTGGAATTCGTTTTCATCCGTCGGTCAATGCGAGCATCGTTAAATTTTTAGGTTTTGAACAAATTTTCAAAAATGCCTTAACAGGACAACCCATCGGCGGTGGTAAAGGCGGATCCGATTTTGATCCAAAAGGAAGATCCGACCGCGAAATTATGAATTTTACACAAAGCTTTATGACCGAATTGTACCGTTATCTTGGACCTGATGTAGACGTTCCCGCGGGGGATATCGGCGTTGGAGCGAGAGAAGTTGGGTACATGTTTGGGCAATATAGAAGAATTCGCGGCGCATACGAAGCCGGCGTGTTAACTGGAAAAGGAATCGGGTACGGTGGAAGCTTAGGTAGAAAAGAAGCGACCGGGGCGGGTCTCGTTTACTTCATGCGTGAAATGCTAAACGGGGCGGGACTCAGTTTTCAGGGCGCGTCCGTCGTCGTTTCAGGATCGGGTAACGTTGCGATTTACGCGATGGAAAAAGCGATTGAGTTTGGGGCAAAAGTGGTTGCTTGCAGCGATTCCAGCGGATACATTTATGATCGTAACGGATTGAATCTTGACACAGTTAAGCGATTGAAAGAAGTAGAAAGAAAGCGAATCAGCGAATACGTGAATGAGCATCCTGGTTCAGAGTACTATGAGGGATGTTCTGGGATTTGGACAATTCCATGCGATATTGCGTTACCTTGCGCGACACAAAATGAAATTGACGAAACTTCTGCGAGACAACTCATTGAAAATGGGGTAAAAGCAGTTGGAGAGGGCGCCAACATGCCGTCTACGCTAGAAGCAATTGATGTGTTCTTAAACGGCAACGTCCTATTTGCTCCAGCAAAAGCGGCGAACGCTGGCGGAGTTTCCGTGTCCTCTTTAGAGATGGCGCAAAATGGCATGAAATTGGCTTGGTCCGCGGAAGAAGTCGATGAAAAACTCCAAGGCATCATGGCCGACATCTATCGCAGCGCAATGGCTGCGTCACAAGAATATGGTGTCCCTGGTAACCTCGTAGCTGGCTCAAACATTGCCGGTTTCCAAAAAGTAGCCGAAGCCATGCTGGCCCAAGGTGTTATCTAA
- the galE gene encoding UDP-glucose 4-epimerase GalE, with translation MAILVTGGAGYIGSHACVELLNEGYDIVVVDNFSNSKPTSLKRVEEITGKTFPFYEADLLDCAALDRIFQENEIEAVIHFAGLKAVGESVEKPLSYYHNNITGTLVLCEVMQAHGVYNIVFSSSATVYGSPEKVPIKETAALQTTNPYGRTKLMIEEILRDLRVADERWSIALLRYFNPIGAHKSGKIGEDPSGLPNNLMPYITQVAIGKLAELKVFGNDYETVDGTGVRDYIHVVDLAKGHLKALQKTQLHSGVEAYNLGTGKGYSVLEVVAAFEEASKCKIPYAIDERRPGDIAACYADPQKAKEQLGWQAEMGIAEMCADSWRWQSQNPNGYE, from the coding sequence ATGGCTATTTTAGTAACCGGTGGCGCCGGGTACATCGGCAGCCACGCGTGTGTGGAATTGTTGAACGAAGGGTATGACATCGTTGTCGTCGATAATTTTAGTAATAGTAAACCAACCTCGTTAAAAAGGGTAGAAGAGATTACGGGAAAAACTTTTCCGTTTTATGAGGCGGATTTATTGGACTGCGCAGCGTTGGACCGTATTTTTCAGGAGAATGAAATTGAGGCTGTGATCCATTTTGCGGGGTTAAAAGCCGTCGGGGAGTCGGTTGAAAAACCACTCAGTTATTACCATAACAACATCACGGGTACGTTAGTGTTGTGCGAGGTGATGCAAGCCCATGGCGTATATAATATCGTATTCAGTTCCTCGGCAACGGTGTACGGTTCACCGGAAAAAGTGCCGATCAAAGAAACGGCTGCGTTACAAACGACGAACCCGTATGGACGGACAAAACTAATGATTGAAGAGATTTTACGCGATTTGCGGGTGGCAGATGAAAGGTGGAGCATTGCTTTGCTCCGTTATTTTAACCCAATCGGCGCTCATAAGAGTGGAAAAATTGGCGAAGATCCAAGCGGATTACCTAACAATTTGATGCCATATATCACCCAAGTGGCGATTGGCAAACTGGCTGAGTTAAAAGTTTTTGGTAACGATTATGAAACGGTGGATGGAACAGGCGTTAGGGATTACATTCACGTTGTCGATTTGGCAAAGGGGCACTTAAAAGCGTTACAAAAAACGCAGCTCCATAGTGGAGTTGAAGCGTATAATTTGGGGACAGGCAAAGGGTACAGCGTATTGGAAGTGGTGGCTGCTTTTGAAGAAGCGTCAAAATGTAAGATTCCTTACGCGATCGATGAACGCAGACCTGGGGATATTGCCGCCTGTTACGCGGATCCACAAAAAGCGAAAGAACAATTGGGTTGGCAGGCAGAAATGGGAATCGCGGAGATGTGCGCTGATTCGTGGCGGTGGCAATCGCAAAATCCAAATGGGTATGAGTGA
- a CDS encoding ribbon-helix-helix domain-containing protein: protein MIWLLVGEFLNRIQQGETVTGISEALGLHRKTLQRRLRRLGYKWDSDNLRWRWDGKEGSEPLHMSLVDMNMSWSKQLDKSDSQPMNQDKKNIISSPFTLDEIRDLKDMLEQWRQSPDSLSVSEQDLVDRIQQIRNSENEKVRKTIVIDHEIGDRFDDYADKTRLNKSDLLHLAIYELMEKYRLP from the coding sequence GTGATCTGGTTGTTGGTCGGGGAGTTTTTGAATCGTATTCAACAAGGGGAAACGGTAACTGGGATTAGTGAAGCGCTAGGATTGCATCGCAAAACACTGCAACGGCGGTTGCGACGTTTAGGGTATAAGTGGGATTCAGATAACTTAAGATGGCGTTGGGACGGTAAGGAAGGGTCGGAGCCGCTGCATATGTCTCTAGTCGACATGAATATGAGTTGGTCAAAACAATTGGATAAATCCGATTCACAGCCTATGAATCAAGACAAAAAAAATATTATTTCGTCCCCTTTCACTTTGGATGAAATAAGAGATTTAAAGGACATGCTGGAGCAATGGCGTCAATCCCCTGATTCGTTATCCGTTTCTGAACAAGACTTGGTCGATCGTATACAACAGATACGTAATAGTGAGAACGAAAAAGTGCGCAAGACGATTGTGATTGACCATGAGATCGGCGATCGGTTCGATGATTACGCGGATAAGACACGTTTAAATAAATCCGATTTGCTTCATTTGGCTATATATGAGTTAATGGAGAAGTATCGACTACCTTAA